ATTATTGCAACTACTTCAGATAAGGATTTGGAAGTAAATGCAAAAATCCTCCTCTGTAAAGAAAAAAACGGTCAAGTTGACCTAGAAGATTTGCTAGATAAACTTTATCAGATGAATATTTCATCAGTCCTTGTAGAAGGAGGAAGCCTTGTGAATACAAGTTTTTTAGAAAATGATTTGGTAGATAAAATTTATGAATTTATTGCCCCGATTGTTGTTGGCGGAAAAGATTCGAGATCAGCATTTTTAGGACAAGGTGTAAGTGAAATTAAGGATGCAGAGAAATTTGAAATAGCAAATTTAGAAAGATTTGGCGAAGATATTATGGTTGAGGTGAACAATGTTTACAGGAATATCAACTGAACTTGGAAAGGTCGCAGAATTCAGACAGAAGTCTGACCATGTCGAAGTTAAAATTACCTGCAAGGGTGTATTAGAAGATTTAAAAATCGGGGATTCTTTAATGACTGACGGGGTTTGCCTAACGGTCAAAGAATTTGGCCCAGATTATTATAAGGCAGACCTTATGAAAGAAAGTCTTGATAAGACAAAGTTTGACTCAAGTTTATTGGGCAAATTTGTAAATCTTGAAAGGGCTTTGAGGTTTTCAGATAGGCTTGACGGCCATATTGTCCAGGGCCATGTGGATGGGGTTGGCAAACTTATTGGTATCAATAAAAATGTCTATAGGTTTAAAACTGACAGGAAGATATGCAAATATATTGTAAATAAGGGTTCGGTTTGCCTTGACGGAATTTCCCTTACGGTGTCAGCAGAAAGTGCAGATAACTTCGAAGTCTCACTCATTCCGGAAACCATTGCCAACACCAATTTTAAGTATAAAAAAATAGGCGATGCTGTTAATATCGAAACTGATATTATTGGTCGTTTTGTAGAAAAATTATATAGAAATGATAAAAAGGAGGATTTGGGCTCACTTTTAGGCCTTAACTAGGATGACAAATATAGAAAAAGCTATAGAAGCTATTAAAAACAACGAATTAATAATAGTTACTGATGACGAATCAAGAGAAAATGAAGGTGACTTTATCTGCGCCGGAGAAAATGTAACAGGCGAGATGATAAATATCATGGCAAAATACGGTAGGGGCCTTATTTGTACACCTATGAGCGAAGAAGTTGCTCAAAATCTAGATATTCCTCTTATGGTTGTAAATAATACAGATAACCACGAAACAGCCTTTACAGTGTCAGTTGACCATGTGAACACAACTACTGGAATTTCAGCCTACGAAAGAGCTGAGACTGTAAGAGAGCTCGTAAATCCAAATTCTAAACCAGAAGATTTTAGAAGGCCTGGCCATGTTTTCCCACTAATTGCAAAAAAAGGTGGAGTCGTAGAAAGAGATGGCCACACAGAAGCGACTGTAGATCTGATGAAGCTTGCAGGCAAAAAAGAGATAGGTCTTTGCTGTGAAATAATGGCTGATGATGGTCATATGATGCGAGGTGACGATTTAGTAAAACTTGCTGACAAACTTGGCCTTGTAATGACAAGTGTGGAAGAAATTCAAAACTATATAAAAGAAAACAAAAAGACTGAACTTGAAATCACAAACCCTGTAAAGCTTCCATCTGATTATGGTGAATTTACTGCTATTGGTTTTGTAGATCCAAAAGATGGCAAGGAGCATATTGCCCTAACCAAGGGGGATATAAGTGGAGAAAATATCCTAACAAGAATCCACTCAGAATGCCTAACAGGAGATGTGCTTGGGTCAAAAAGATGTGACTGTGGCAACCAACTCCACAAGGCTCTTCGAGTTATAGAAAAAAATGGTTCGGGAGTGCTTCTTTATATGCGTCAGGAAGGACGTGGAATTGGTTTATTTAACAAGCTTAAGGCCTATGAGCTTCAGGAAAATGGATTTGATACAGTTGATGCTAATAGAGAATTAGGTTTTCCTGATGATATGAGAGACTATAAGGTTGCAGCAGAAATTCTAAAAAAACTTGGAGTGAAGTCTGTAAGACTAATGACCAATAATCCTGACAAGGTAGATCAAGTTGAAAAATACGGCATAGAAGTGAGCGAGAGAGAACCTCTTGAGATAAAATCAAACGAAATAGATGAATATTATCTAAAAACAAAAGTTTATAGGATGGGACACAAATTAAACGAATTTAAGGAGAAGAAAAATGCGTGAGTATAGTGCAAATTTAGTTTCAAATAATAAAAAATATGCAATAGTTGTTGCGAGATTTAACCACTTTATAACAGATAGGCTTTTAGAAGGCTGTCTTGATACCCTAAAAAGACATGAGGTCAAAGATGAAGAAATTTCTATAGTAAGGGTGCCGGGAGCTTTTGAAATCCCACTTGCAGCAAAAAAGCTTGCCAAAAAAGAGGATGTAGATGCGGTTATCTGCCTTGGAGCTGTTATTCGTGGCGATACCCCACACTTTGACTATGTTTGTGCAGAAGTTTCAAAGGGAGTTGCCCACGTGGGTCTAGAAAGCGAAAAACCAGTTATATTTGGGGTTGTAACCACAGATAATGTTGACCAAGCTGTTCAAAGAGCAGGAGTTAAGTCTGGAAATAAGGGGGCAGAAGCTGCGATTTCTGCTATAGAAATGGCTAACCTTGTTGATCTACTATGATTTTAGTTTTTGACTTTGACGGGACAATCCACAAGACAGAAATAGCTTATAAAAAAGCCATCACAGAAAGCCTTGATGAACTAAATTTTGATATAAATGATTTTGATTTTAAATCTTTTATAGGCATGGGACCAAAAGAGGTTTGGGATATAATTCTAAAAGATGATTCTGATAAAACTCCATATATAGAAAAAAATGGCGATAGGATTATAAAGTATATGAAGGAAGCTGGTGAGCTTTATGATGGGGCTATCGAAACTCTCTCATATCTAAAAGGTAAATATGACCTCTACATACTTTCAAAATGCAGGAGAGTTTACATGGAAGCTGCCAGGGAAAAGTTTGGTCTTGATAGGTTTTTTAGCAAATATTTTATAGGTGAAGATTATGAATTTCTCGATAAGTATAAGATTCTAAGACAAGAAATTAAAGATGATTATATAATTATAGGCGACCGCAGGGAAGACATGGAAGCGGGTCTTAAAAATGGCAAAAAAGCAATTTTTGCAGCCTATGGATATGGCTCATCCTTCGAAGGAGTAGGGGCCTATAAAAAAATATCTTCTATAAAAGAATTGGATGACATATTATAAATAAAAACCAGGGTGATTTTAAAATCGACCCTGGTTTTAGATTTCTAAAAAATATTTTGTTTACTTATTTTCTTTGATGTATTTACTAGCTTCTAGGCCTGAAATCCTACCAAATATTACAGAAGAAGTGTAGGCGCCAGATGTGTCTGTAACTTCTCCAGCTGCAAAAAGGCCTGGTATAACTTCGTCAGAAGTATTTAAGACTTGGGCCTTACTATTTGCGACAATTCCACCCTTAGTCATGTGTAGGCATGGAGTTACTTTCACGCAATATATTTGCCCTCATAATCTAGTTCATCTTTGGCGGCTTCTTCTCTAAAGGCATCTTCTTTTTCGCCCCTAACAGCATTAAAGTCTTCCATGGTTTGAATTAGTGTATCTTTGGAACAGCCAATACCATCTGCTGCCAGTTCTTCAACAGAATTATATTCTTTGATATAACCTTTTTCTACTTGCATCTTAGGTCTCATGAAAGAGTCTTTAGCCTTTTCATCAAAGATGAAATAAACTGGTCTATTTTCCATCATTTTTTGTCCATATTCGATTCCACTATCAGATTCTGCAATAAATCTTTCCCCATTTTCATTTACAAAAATGAAATTATCTATAGAAAAACCTGTTAGGTCACGTCTCGGATCTAGCATTTTATGGAAAATAACAGGTTTATCCATGTGGTCTAGCTTGATATCATTATTTTCAGCTATGGTTATAAAGTCACCTGTTACACCCATTTGGTTAGATGATGGGATATCTTCTGCACCAGGTATATATTTTGCTACCAAGTCTTTGTTCATAGAAAACCCACCTGTGGCAATTACAGTAGCCTTAGACTTAATTGTATATTTGCTAGTCTTATCCTCAACCTTAGCACCCTTTACACCATCATCTTCTAAGATTAGGTCAACACCTTTAGTACCTGTAAGTATTTCTATTCCTAAGTCTTTTGCTTTTTCTTCAAGCTTAGTTTGAATATGGTTGCCTGCGTATTCATTTTCATTTCTTAAGTGGCTCATAGAACCTTCCCCGCCAAAGTTATAATCAAGCTCTATACCCTTATCTCTAAGCCATTCATCAAGTACGAAAGCACCTTCGGTCATAGCATCAACTCTTTCG
This genomic window from Anaerococcus murdochii contains:
- the ribH gene encoding 6,7-dimethyl-8-ribityllumazine synthase → MREYSANLVSNNKKYAIVVARFNHFITDRLLEGCLDTLKRHEVKDEEISIVRVPGAFEIPLAAKKLAKKEDVDAVICLGAVIRGDTPHFDYVCAEVSKGVAHVGLESEKPVIFGVVTTDNVDQAVQRAGVKSGNKGAEAAISAIEMANLVDLL
- a CDS encoding FAD-binding protein: MTEGAFVLDEWLRDKGIELDYNFGGEGSMSHLRNENEYAGNHIQTKLEEKAKDLGIEILTGTKGVDLILEDDGVKGAKVEDKTSKYTIKSKATVIATGGFSMNKDLVAKYIPGAEDIPSSNQMGVTGDFITIAENNDIKLDHMDKPVIFHKMLDPRRDLTGFSIDNFIFVNENGERFIAESDSGIEYGQKMMENRPVYFIFDEKAKDSFMRPKMQVEKGYIKEYNSVEELAADGIGCSKDTLIQTMEDFNAVRGEKEDAFREEAAKDELDYEGKYIA
- a CDS encoding HAD family hydrolase; this translates as MILVFDFDGTIHKTEIAYKKAITESLDELNFDINDFDFKSFIGMGPKEVWDIILKDDSDKTPYIEKNGDRIIKYMKEAGELYDGAIETLSYLKGKYDLYILSKCRRVYMEAAREKFGLDRFFSKYFIGEDYEFLDKYKILRQEIKDDYIIIGDRREDMEAGLKNGKKAIFAAYGYGSSFEGVGAYKKISSIKELDDIL
- a CDS encoding FAD-binding protein; this encodes MKVTPCLHMTKGGIVANSKAQVLNTSDEVIPGLFAAGEVTDTSGAYTSSVIFGRISGLEASKYIKENK
- a CDS encoding riboflavin synthase, giving the protein MFTGISTELGKVAEFRQKSDHVEVKITCKGVLEDLKIGDSLMTDGVCLTVKEFGPDYYKADLMKESLDKTKFDSSLLGKFVNLERALRFSDRLDGHIVQGHVDGVGKLIGINKNVYRFKTDRKICKYIVNKGSVCLDGISLTVSAESADNFEVSLIPETIANTNFKYKKIGDAVNIETDIIGRFVEKLYRNDKKEDLGSLLGLN
- the ribA gene encoding GTP cyclohydrolase II, producing MTNIEKAIEAIKNNELIIVTDDESRENEGDFICAGENVTGEMINIMAKYGRGLICTPMSEEVAQNLDIPLMVVNNTDNHETAFTVSVDHVNTTTGISAYERAETVRELVNPNSKPEDFRRPGHVFPLIAKKGGVVERDGHTEATVDLMKLAGKKEIGLCCEIMADDGHMMRGDDLVKLADKLGLVMTSVEEIQNYIKENKKTELEITNPVKLPSDYGEFTAIGFVDPKDGKEHIALTKGDISGENILTRIHSECLTGDVLGSKRCDCGNQLHKALRVIEKNGSGVLLYMRQEGRGIGLFNKLKAYELQENGFDTVDANRELGFPDDMRDYKVAAEILKKLGVKSVRLMTNNPDKVDQVEKYGIEVSEREPLEIKSNEIDEYYLKTKVYRMGHKLNEFKEKKNA